The DNA sequence TTTTACTCAGGAAAAAATTCAGAAAGTCATATCTTTGACCCAATGATTGCAGAAAAGATAATTTTAGGTATTGACCCGGGAACTGCCATAATGGGTTTTGGGATTATTTCCGTTAAAAAAGGTAAGATGGAAATGGTGTCCATCCATGAGCTTATTCTTAAAAAATATCCTAATCATGAAACGAAACTTAAATATATCTTTGATAAGACCTTGGCATTGATCGATGAGTACCATCCTGATGAAGTCGCTCTTGAAGCCCCCTTCTTTGGAAAGAATGTTCAAAGTATGCTAAAGCTGGGTCGTGCACAGGGTGTTGCCATGGCTGCAAGCCTCCATAGAAACATTCCAATTACAGAATATTCCCCGAAAAAAATAAAAATGGCAATTACCGGGAACGGAAATGCCAGTAAAGAGCAGGTGGCAGGAATGCTTCAAAATCTTTTAAAGCTGAAAGAATTTCCCACCAAGTATCTTGATGCATCTGACGGTCTTGCCGTAGCTGTCTGTCATCATTTTAATTCCGGAACTATTACAGATACTAAATCATATTCCGGTTGGGAGAGTTTTTTAAAACAAAACCCTGATCGGCTAAAATAATCAACAATTATTGTCTTTCATAAATATCTTCTATATCAGTAACTTTTCCAAACATGATATCACTATACATAATGGAAAATTTATTCTTTGAAATAATTTTAAATTGTTTACTCTCCTTCAGGTCTCCATCCATATATTGAAGGGAGCTTCCTTTTATGGTAAGCAAATTCCGTCTTGACGAGCTTTTTATTTCGCAGTTTTCACCACTTACAAAGTTCTTAGTGAAAAACATATTTTCTTTTTCTTTCTCAAACAACAAAGTATATTGCTTCATACATTTCTTAAGCGGGTATTCTTTGTTTACTTCGCCATCTTTGTATGTTTCCCCAATGAACTTCCATTTTCCTACAAAATAATCTTTTTCATTTTGTGGATCCTGAATTTTCACTGTTTGAGATTGTGACTGGCAGTTCAAAACGAAACCACAACATAGCATAAAAACGAATATCTTCATCATTCCAATATCTTTTAAGTTAAAATAAAAAAGCCCTTAAAAAAGGGCTTTTAATATGATTAGTTATTTACGAATTTCTTCGATTCTTTTTTATCAGAGTAGTTGATAATGTATACTCCTTTTGGTAATGTCTGGTCGATTTGAACCACATTCGTCTTAGAAGTACCTTTTTGCAATATCTTTCCACTCATATCGTAAATCTGGTAATCTCCAAATGCAGCATTCTTCCCTCCAACAAGTTGAAGTTTATTATCAGCCTTAGTGTACACGATCTTAGCATCAGAACTTTCTTTTACCTCAGATGTTCCTAATGCACTTACAATTCTTACAGCATAGTCTTCCATCTGACCATATTGTACTTGAGAACAAGCTGTAAAATCAGGAAGGTTTGTAGAAGAATACGTTGCCGCATCTACACCAACTCTCATTCTCAGATAAACATTCTTTACCGCAGTAGCCGGCACAGTAATATTATTGGTAACCGTTATCGAAGCTCCCGAAGCTAAAGGATTAGTAGATGTATTATTAACTACCAATTCAGAATCTTCAAAAGAACCATTGTTATTATAATCGATCCAAACTTTTGTCTTGAACTTTTCAGCCTGACCAAATCCATTTAAATAAGTTACTTTCAATGGAGTACTTGTTGTAGAAGAAAGATCAGTATAGTAAGCTGGTCTTATACATGTCGCTGTAGAATAATCAGCATAATAAATTGGGTTTGCCTCATCAGAATCATACCCGTTACTCATACTGTTTATATCTGCAAAATTAACCTTGTAAGGCCCAATTGCAAAATTGTTATTCGCAGGATGTGCTGTACCTGCTGGATTACACTGTGCTGCAACTATCGTTACAGGTGAAGGAATGACAACTGATGGATCTTTACCTGCCGTTGAATTAAGTAAGTTCTTTCTATATTCCATCATCAGTAAAACAGCACGATCTCTCTGACCAGCAGTAAACTTGCGATTCGTATTGCTATAATTCATGATGTTATATTGTACTCCCTGATAATTTTGGTTAGTACAAGGATTTATTTCAGAATTGGATGGTGCAGGGAATTGAGAATATGCAGCTCCAGATCTCTCTGTATCACAAATTCTATCATCATCCACTGTACAATCACCTGTAGTAGCAGGGCAATAACCCGGTGCACCACTCTGAATCGTATAATCAGCATTTCCAAAAGTGTGATATAATCCAAAAGCATGTCCAAGCTCATGAGTCAATGTAGTATCATTTTGATTTTTCACAGTTGCCACTTTCATAAAACTCTCATAATCGTAATCATAAGAATTCGGGAACTTTGCATACCCCATCAAACCATAAGATAACTGCTGTTGACCATCAAAACCAATAACAACATAAATATTAAAATATGAGTTTTCTGGCCAGTGATGTGCCAATTCATTTTTAATTTGATAATCAGCTACACCATTTGAACTCTGCATTTTCACTCCTCTTGTATCATAAGACGGAAGAGTACTTCCATTATATCTTATAATACCGGTCGTTGGTTCGCAGGTTGGTGATCTTTTAGCCAATACAAGCTTAAAAGGAATCACATTTCCTCCATCTGGTCCATTACCTTCTGCATAGAAACCATTTCCATAGGTTGTTGCATACATTTTATTAGCTCTGTCAAGCCAATTAATAATCTCCTGATCAGTAAGATGCAAGTTAGCGTTAGCAGTAGCCTGAGATTCAATAACATGTACTACAACAGGAATTTCGTAAATCTGACCTGTATAAAGTCCATTCCATGCAGTCGTTGCACCTGATTTATTAAGGAAAGATTGTTTATTCATAGAAGCTAATCTGGCTTCCATTTCTTCCCTATTTTTTTTCAATTGAGGGTTTCTGGCATCCATTTGTGACATGATTTGGTCAAAACCACAAATATTTTGCACATTTTGAGAAAATACACTAACACCAAGCATCAGTGCAAAACATAGAACAATTCTCTTCATATTATACTATTTTTTTAATTTATTCGATGCAAAACTATCAATTATTTTAAAAAATCAGTAAATAATATTCAATTATCTTTAAGAAATTTATTATGTTAATCCAAAAAAACAATAAACAACTGATATACAGATATATAATTAAAAATATTAATTATACTTGGTAAAACATAATACTATCTTTAACATTGGTATGGTTTTTAGTATTACTTTTGTATAAATTTTCGATAATGAAAAATCAACAACAAACTATAAATCAGACGAATCATAAAATAAATTGGTTCCAGAAGTTCCTGATGGTATGCTCCGGAGGAAACATCCATATTTTAAGGAAAACACCAAGCGAATGGAATAAATTTTCCGGGATTGGTGGTATTGTTTTATTTACCGCTGTTTTTGCGACCCTGTCTGCAGGATATGCCATGTATACCGTCTTTGATAATGTCTGGACATCCGTAGGGTTTGGGATTCTTTGGGGGTTAATGATCTTTAACCTGGATAGGTATATTGTCTCTTCTATTAAAAAAACAGGAACCTGGTGGAATCAGATCTTAATGGCCATACCTCGTTTGGTTCTGGCTACTTTTTTAGGAATTATTATCTCAAAACCTTTAGAACTTAAAATTTTCGAAAAAGAAGTAAACAAGCAATTGAATACGATTATTCAGCGAAATAAAAAACAGCTTCAGGGTGAGATGAGTGGAAGAATTCTTCAACAAAGCGGACCTTTTGAAACCGAGAAGAAACAAATTTCAGAAAAGATCGCTCAATATCAGAAATCATACGATTCGGCTTCTGTAGAGCTGGAAAAAGAAATTTTAGGAAAACAATCAGGTTTAACAAGTGGAAAAGTAGGTTTCGGATCAAACGCCAAAAGAAAACAGGAACTTAAAGAACAAAGAAGACAGGACTTAGAAACCTATCAAAAACAGGCAGCTCCAAGGTTAGAATACCTGGATAAAGAAATTTCAAAAGTCTACACCAACTTAGAAACTGAAAGAAAATCCACTGAGACCTTTGAAGATAAATTCAATGGATTTGCAGCACGATTACAGGCCTTGGACGAATTAGGAAAAAATTCAGCAATCATTGGTTTAGCCGCTACCTTTATTATGGGACTTTTTATCTGTCTGGAAATCTCTCCGGTATTGGTGAAATTAATTTCTCACATAGGACCTTATGATCATCTATTGGAAAAAACGGAAAACGATTTTCGTTTGTATTCAAAGGAAAAGATTGAAAAAGGAAATGCATTGACCGATTATAGAATTGATGACTTTAAAGAGAACCTGAATAAGTAATTTAAAAATAAATATAATGGAGACCTTTCACCAATCTGAAAGGTCTTTTTTATAGCATAAAAATTTAATATTTGAGAAATGTTAAAAAAACAATGAAAAAGAAAATAATCATTATAATTTGCCTTGCTATCTTACTATTGATATTCCTATACTTCCGGTGTATTTATGGATGGTATGAGTTTAAATTTTATAAAGAAACTCCTAGAGAATATATTAGCAATACTATAGTAACCAAAAAGGACTATTCTACAGATAGCACAGCTATTGTTCATCAAATTAAAGGTTTTGTAAAAAATCATCAAGAATCTTTTTACTCCGAAGAAAATGACGGATCTACTCAAATAATATTGGACACAATTCTATACAGTCCAGATCACAAAAAAATTGCAGCTTTCATAATATCAAAAAATTCTACTACTAAACAATTAATGCCGGATAAAAAAAATAAATGGTATTATAATGCCACATGCTATCTGGGTACAAAACAACAAAATTCTCTTATATTAAGTTGGATTGGTCCTAATTATACTTCTAATGATGTTGAAAGTATTTCAAAAAGAATAAGAAATTACTATTTAAAACAAAAATCCTCAAATACTCAAAATAATAAAGACAACTATAATATTGATGATATTCGTTATTGGAGTAAAAGCATAGATTGGGAAAACCTAGAACACAACAGAAAAATGCAAAAAGATTTTGAGGAAGAAAAACTAAGGAATCCTGAAAATGTTTACGATCCAAATGATAAAAAATAAAAAGAATATGAAACTGCGAATACGCCTATGTAAATATTTATCATCAGTTTTTTGTTTGCCCGCTGCTTTTATTTTAAAAATATGTATAATATCCAGGCCATGTTAATAGGAATATTTTTTGCATCTTCTCTACCATGCCCTCCTCAGTTGTACATAGTTATGAATACTTTCCCAAAACTGAAATATTACGAATTGTATATCAGTCAGGGGCGGTTTATGACTATCTGAAGGTACCCCCAATCATCGTTGACCAATTCAAAGCCTTCACCTCTAAGGGAACATTTCTCAATAAGGTTATCAAGAAGAAATTTAAGTATATTAAAATAAAATAGTCTGGACTCATTTATTTTAACAATAATTTAAGTCATCATCAGCTACGAATTGATTTCTTATTCCTAATTTTAGTTGATCATTTAGATGCTTTAATAACCAATCACGAAAATATGATACTAGAACAAGGAACCCCAGCCCCGGATTTTGAACTTCACGCTACTCCTGATCAGAAATTAAAACGTTCTGATTTTTTAGGCAAGAACTTAATTTTAGTTTTTTATCCTGCAGACTGGAGTCCGGTTTGTGGTGATCAGGTGAGTTTATATAATGAAATGCTTTCCATTTTCCATAAATACAATGCCGATATACTGGGTATTTCTGTGGACAGTGCGTGGTGTCATGATGCTTTCATGGAAAACAGAAAGCTACATTTTCCTTTATTGGCAGATTTTAATCCTAAAGGAGAAGTTTCAAAAGCATATGGGGTTTACAATGAAGAAAACGGAACTTCAAAAAGAGCATTGTTTGTGATCGATCCCGAAGGAACGATCCAATGGAGTTATTTATCACCTGACGGAATCAATCCCGGAGCGGATGGAATCATTGATGCATTAGAAAATTTAAAACAAAAATAATATTTATGTCCACTTTAAGAATTCCAATTGGTCCCAATGATCATGTACAGGGAAATCCGGAAACCGCAAGAATCGTTTTGGTTGAATATGGAGACTATCAGTGTCCTTATTGTGGCCATGCTTTCCCTCTTGTAAGACAATTTGTAAAGGAAAATCAAGATGACGTAGCTTTTGTTTTCAGGAACTTTCCGTTGACAGATGCTCATGAATATGCAATGGCAGCAGCAACCGTAGCCGAAGCTGCAGGGAAGCAGGGGAAATTCTGGGAGATGCATGACCTCATCTATGACAACCAGAATATATTAAACGAAGCATTGCTCAATGAATGTGTGAAAGTTCTGAAACTGGATGTGAATAAAATTGAAAACGAAATCAATACTGAAGAACTTCAAAATAAAATTGAAGCTGATTTTGAAGGTGGCGTTCGCAGTGGGGTAAATGGAACTCCATCATTCTTTGTAAATGGACAAAAATGGGAAGACTATGACGGAACTTACGATTCCTTTATTGACCTAATTTCTTAGTTTAACATTTATTTTTAATGGCTATCGATCTCATTTTTAAGCTATCTTGATGAAAAATGTAGAGAATACTAAGCAGATCTCGATACATTTTTCTCCATTTCATTGCGAAAAACACTCGATCTGACGACTGATATTCAAAGACAATTTACATTATTCAAAAAAAACATACATTTGAAAAGTTCTACAGAATATAAAAACAATTAATTATTATGAAAAATTCAAAAAAAATTTCAAGAGAAAATTTGAAAAGTATTAAGGGTGGATTTAAGGCTTGCAATGGTGAGTTACCCAATTATGGCTGTGGCGATGCATCAGTTTTTTGTTGTGCATCTCAAGGGTGCAGAAGAGTATCGGACCTTCCTCCAGGATCTTGCATTGTTCAATAGTGATAAGATCAAACCCCTTTGATAAAACATATAAAAAATAAGGCTATCTCAAAATTGAGATAGCCTTATTTTTTATTTTTAATGTATTCTTACAAAGAATAATTCGGAGCTTCCTGCGTGATGATCACATCATGAGGGTGAGACTCTTTTAGTCCGCTTCCTGTGATCATAACCATTTTAGTGTCTTTCTGTAAAGCTTCAATATCTTTTGCTCCACAGTATCCCATCCCAGCTCTAAGACCACCCGTCAACTGGAAAATAACATCTTCCAGTTTTCCTTTGTGTGGAACTCTACCTTCAATTCCTTCCGGAACGAATTTTTTAGCTTCACTTTGGAAATATCTTTCCTTACCTCCTCTCTTCATAGCAGAAAGACTTCCCATTCCCTGATAAGATTTGAATTTTCTTCCCTGGAAAATAATTTCTTCTCCAGGTGCTTCATCAGTTCCTGCTAAAAGGGATCCAAGCATCACAGCTCCTGCTCCACTGGCAATCGCTTTTACGATATCTCCGGAAAGTTTAATTCCACCATCTGCAATTACTGCTACATTTTTAGATTTGGCAAATTCGTAAACGTTGTAAATAGCAGATAACTGAGGAACCCCAACTCCAGCAACAACTCTCGTTGTACAGATTGAACCAGGACCAACACCTACTTTAAGAACGTTAGCTCCTGCTTTGATCAAATCCTTTGC is a window from the Chryseobacterium sp. T16E-39 genome containing:
- the ruvC gene encoding crossover junction endodeoxyribonuclease RuvC — translated: MIAEKIILGIDPGTAIMGFGIISVKKGKMEMVSIHELILKKYPNHETKLKYIFDKTLALIDEYHPDEVALEAPFFGKNVQSMLKLGRAQGVAMAASLHRNIPITEYSPKKIKMAITGNGNASKEQVAGMLQNLLKLKEFPTKYLDASDGLAVAVCHHFNSGTITDTKSYSGWESFLKQNPDRLK
- a CDS encoding zinc-dependent metalloprotease: MKRIVLCFALMLGVSVFSQNVQNICGFDQIMSQMDARNPQLKKNREEMEARLASMNKQSFLNKSGATTAWNGLYTGQIYEIPVVVHVIESQATANANLHLTDQEIINWLDRANKMYATTYGNGFYAEGNGPDGGNVIPFKLVLAKRSPTCEPTTGIIRYNGSTLPSYDTRGVKMQSSNGVADYQIKNELAHHWPENSYFNIYVVIGFDGQQQLSYGLMGYAKFPNSYDYDYESFMKVATVKNQNDTTLTHELGHAFGLYHTFGNADYTIQSGAPGYCPATTGDCTVDDDRICDTERSGAAYSQFPAPSNSEINPCTNQNYQGVQYNIMNYSNTNRKFTAGQRDRAVLLMMEYRKNLLNSTAGKDPSVVIPSPVTIVAAQCNPAGTAHPANNNFAIGPYKVNFADINSMSNGYDSDEANPIYYADYSTATCIRPAYYTDLSSTTSTPLKVTYLNGFGQAEKFKTKVWIDYNNNGSFEDSELVVNNTSTNPLASGASITVTNNITVPATAVKNVYLRMRVGVDAATYSSTNLPDFTACSQVQYGQMEDYAVRIVSALGTSEVKESSDAKIVYTKADNKLQLVGGKNAAFGDYQIYDMSGKILQKGTSKTNVVQIDQTLPKGVYIINYSDKKESKKFVNN
- a CDS encoding DUF4407 domain-containing protein, coding for MKNQQQTINQTNHKINWFQKFLMVCSGGNIHILRKTPSEWNKFSGIGGIVLFTAVFATLSAGYAMYTVFDNVWTSVGFGILWGLMIFNLDRYIVSSIKKTGTWWNQILMAIPRLVLATFLGIIISKPLELKIFEKEVNKQLNTIIQRNKKQLQGEMSGRILQQSGPFETEKKQISEKIAQYQKSYDSASVELEKEILGKQSGLTSGKVGFGSNAKRKQELKEQRRQDLETYQKQAAPRLEYLDKEISKVYTNLETERKSTETFEDKFNGFAARLQALDELGKNSAIIGLAATFIMGLFICLEISPVLVKLISHIGPYDHLLEKTENDFRLYSKEKIEKGNALTDYRIDDFKENLNK
- a CDS encoding KTSC domain-containing protein — its product is MPSSVVHSYEYFPKTEILRIVYQSGAVYDYLKVPPIIVDQFKAFTSKGTFLNKVIKKKFKYIKIK
- a CDS encoding redoxin domain-containing protein, producing MILEQGTPAPDFELHATPDQKLKRSDFLGKNLILVFYPADWSPVCGDQVSLYNEMLSIFHKYNADILGISVDSAWCHDAFMENRKLHFPLLADFNPKGEVSKAYGVYNEENGTSKRALFVIDPEGTIQWSYLSPDGINPGADGIIDALENLKQK
- a CDS encoding DsbA family protein, encoding MSTLRIPIGPNDHVQGNPETARIVLVEYGDYQCPYCGHAFPLVRQFVKENQDDVAFVFRNFPLTDAHEYAMAAATVAEAAGKQGKFWEMHDLIYDNQNILNEALLNECVKVLKLDVNKIENEINTEELQNKIEADFEGGVRSGVNGTPSFFVNGQKWEDYDGTYDSFIDLIS
- a CDS encoding bacteriocin-like protein; the encoded protein is MKNSKKISRENLKSIKGGFKACNGELPNYGCGDASVFCCASQGCRRVSDLPPGSCIVQ